gtctccgcggtgtcttccccttgggagggacaccccccgacgcagacacttatggctcccagtcagttaacaaattccactctttttggggagaaaattgagggaaaagaggcctcggctgggctaacCTGTCCCTacagttgggcagtcgacttgttcctgatggaccattcgacgctcataagagcgctgggggaggttatgtgacggcctggtgcactggctacgaggcacacagcagtctgcctgtcacacaccgccagttcacgcaacacagttcagctagttgtggcattttgtatagggacccctagtgtcactacatcgacacaacgctgaatgagtgacagatagggaacgtcctggttactttcgtaacctccattccctgatggagggaacgagacattgtgtccctcttgccacaatgctgaactacctgctgaaatggccgggacctggtctcggctcctcagcacaaaacctgaatgagtggttgcataccagctccttttatactcttatgtccgggggagtggcatgcaaattccacttttttcaaaaaagcagaggtgtttggggctcccaagtgtgacccctagtgtcactacatcgacataatgtctcgttccctctatcagggaacggaggttacgaaagtaaccaggacgttttgcttTCTGTGTGGAAAGAAAGATTAATTGTTGCTGGAAGCTTGTCACTGCACCCCGTAGGACACAGTGAAAGTTAtttgttccacagaggaaagattTGTTTGGTCAAGAAAACAGATGTTGACACTTGTTGCtaaattttcactgtacataactTTTTTACACAGTACCATGCTGACACCATCAAGAATGTCCGTGAAGCGACTGAGAGTTTTGGAGCTAGTAGCATAGAGTACCGACCTGTGGCAATTGCCCTGGATACCAAGGGACCAGAGATCAGGACTGGACTTATCAAGGGTGTAAGTGTTTGCTTTAGCCATTAATATCTCGGTATCTTATGCTCAGACATTCTTCTTTACATCGGAGACTCTTCTGATTTACTAATCAATATGTATTGGAATATCTTAGCTTTGCAACTTCTCATCACATATGTGGTTTCTTCTACCTTCAGTGTGGCACTGAGGAGGTTAAGCTTGTCAAAGGTGAGATGATCAAGCTCACTTTAGATGACAAGTTTAAGGACAACTGCGATGAGAAGACCCTGTGGCTGGACTACAAGAACATCACCAAGGTGGTGCAGCAGGGCAGCCATATTTACATTGACAACGGTCTTATTTCACTCAAGATTAAGGAAATTGGTGAGTTCCTCACCTCAGAACCAAGACAAAGAGTTGAAGGAGGTTCTTATCCTTTCATAACAATAGATCCTGGGCATAGGAACAATCTGAAAGTGGAGGAACACTTTAAAAATCTAGTGTCATAAATATCATTGTGTCTTTTGTTTTGTCTGCTTAGACAAAACAATGACAATAAACCTGATTTTGAACTTAGAAAAACATAGACATTTCTAGAAGTGAAAAACCTAATCTACAAAAAAGATTACAGCAGAACTGTCATAATCCATGCGTAAACTCATGCACAACATTCAACCGTCCAGGTTCTGATTTCTTGAATTGCGAGATTGAAAATGGAGGCATGCTAGGCAGCAAGAAAGGCATGAACCTGCCCGGTGCTAATGTCGACCTGCCCGCTGTATCTGAGAAGGACATTCAGGACCTTCAGTTTGGTGTAGAGCAGGGTGTGGACATGGTGTTTGCCTCCTTCATCCGTAAGGCTGCTGATGTGCAGGCCGTGAGGAAGGTGCTCGGAGACAAAGGCAAGGACATCAAAATCATCAGCAAGCTGGAGAACCACGAAGGTGTGCGCAAGTGAGTGAATATGTCTGATATCTTTCACAGCATCTGTCCATTGGCGTTCTTAAAGATCCActgtcatttttttgttaatgttgtGTTGGTCGATATGAAAATAGTCTTGGACTTGGACTGATACCAAGTGGTGTGGAATGTGGATGCAACTTTATGCAAAAGTTTTCGGTTTCCAATGCCGTTGTCAAGATGTGCTATTAACAGTCAGCTGTGATTCATTTATTTTGAGAAGTATCAAAGTCCCTATACAGTAAGTCAGGTCATTTGGCGGCCATGTTTGAAACAcctctgggcagctattttctttgGATATCAGTGGGATGCATGTACATCTGCTCGAATGGGAAAGACCCGTAATCTCCAAAGCAGTccgtcaagattacgatcaaatcatatatttcaaatcagtagtaaaatctgatgagattttataatttgtgcttttttagctcagatcacgcaaaAAAACAATGTTCTGACAATTtgtgctacctgctcaggatgtgctaccagcagtaaaaacagtgatatgttaaaacatgggtagcacatgtcgGGAGGCACAGGAGAACCTGTCAGTATGTACCGACAGGTAGCAaatcttgtcaggcagataatacctatcaggatgtgctaccagcataactatcagatagTGGGATATGGTGTAAGGCTGTACTAAGCCCTAACACTACctcaaaccctaaccccaaccctaaaactatgCGAATATAgcgttggtagcacatcctgataggtagcatacATTTTCAGGACAAACAAAATACATATAAAGCGttatgatttctcccattcatacaCATACCTCATCCTATACTGTCTCTGGTAATATTTGGCTGGTAATATTTCATGTGATCTCAGCATGGGGGCCTACATGAAGCTACccagctccatgtaaaataaaatagcttttattaaGCTCCTGATTTAAGTTTACAtgataaacagattttttaaatgtactattaatttctttaggagtaaaacttttattAATAAGGAAAAAAATGGCTGAGTGTAGggctaacaattattttgataatcgattaatattcaattattatttgattaatcaattaatcagataaaaactcaattttatttcctgtatttgattaaaatgtgttttttaataaACAGAACTGATAAAAGGCATAAGGATTTGGTTCAGTTTACAGTACTGAATTCacaattctatactctcacaaaatattgaacaaagcctgaatcatgaaaagttatgtttgaatttattattattattattatttttactttcaggacatatgcaaaacagttcctttcctttactaGTAAAACTTAAAAAGTACTGTCTAGGGGATGAagtgggactaaaaatcagcccagcagagggcaatggtgacaccagaatagaaatattaataattctgcccagctgaacaATCCATAATTATGCTAGAAGAATTGTACACGGTCACTGataacatacattttaagtattttaaatgaataatgtaAGTTTTGaaatagtattgtcactgattacatgtttctaaacttttgtgttaaaaatatatttttaatagtatTGTATTCTTATCTAGCAAAATCATGTTTGCCAaagtataaatttactggtgaaatcagacattatgtttggcattatcaggactatcaaatatcaggacccttagcattattatacattatattcagcatcatatacagtttaatatagtacaatcatctgtaaatgcagtgcagattcactcttgcactgaaatgtcacatttcagtgctcattgtattacatgcATTTACATGATGAGgagaaaccatctaaaacacttcAAAACCACACACTTTGACCGCTGAGACATTGGTGTGATTTCTATGAAAGCTGCACAAtcgattacattgaaactgaaatcacAGTATGATTACTAAACCACAAAGCACAGTTTAATCTAAATGATGGAGCTCCCTCTCCATTGCGATTGGTTTGATTGACATGAATGCCCGCACTCGTTTAACagagactcgcttgtggtaaagacaaaGAGTTTAGCGAAATGGAAATACGTGCCTGATTATGTACTGgagagagaaacaactcttaagcgcatcaaacagcacaatccAGCATGTTTCACATTTAAccgtatgcttattatgatcatgtttgaagtgtttataaagtgctctcgtgcgctggatacttgggtcgtgttttttcCGCTTCAATTTATCGCTGTAGTTTTTCCtacgagtttcatcatgcaaacACATTGCTCCCTAAAAAGATGTCACTGACGAAGCTTCACCGTGCTCGCCacatatatccaactaatcgataatgaaatttgttgtcgatgattttcattatcaataattatcaatttTATCtattagttgttgcagcactaGTTAAATGCACCTTTAATATCAACAGTGATATGTTATTAGTTGAGACTTTGTGTGAGTTACATAGTTAACAGCTGTTTTTGTTAATTTCAGTGAGTTAAGAATGTTTATCATGTTTATTTGTCTAGGTTTGATGAGATCCTGGAGGCGAGTGATGGTATCATGGTCGCCCGTGGAGATCTGGGTATTGAGATCCCCACTGAGAAGGTGTTCTTGGCTCAGAAGATGATGATTGGTCGTTGCAACAGGATTGGCAAACCAATCATCTGCGCCACACAGGTTAAGGCAAATATATTAACAGTAAAGTTAGATCAGAAACGGTGTGATTGTATTTACTCTTGTCATAAATGTACTGATCTTTTTTATCTGTGATTGACAGATGTTGGAGAGCATGGTAAAGAAGCCCCGCCCCACCCGTGCTGAGAGCAGTGATGTGGCTAACGCTGTGCTTGACGGAGCCGACTGCATCATGCTGAGTGGAGAGACTGCCAAGGGAGACTATCCACTGGAgtctgtgtgcacacagcaccaGGTACATGCAACAGCGCTCCCTTCTGGCTTTTCTCTTGACTGGTGCCAGACTATCACTTCTGTTTATGCTAATATTAAAGTTTAGCATGCTGAAGAGAGCTCTTAGTGTAGTTTACAGCATCACTTTGCATGGTGTAGCACCACAAAACTACTAACCACATACCTTTGAAATAAATTACACTTCTTATTCTTAACTCCAGATTCTGAGAGAGCACAGCTAGCAAAGAGCCTGATAAAACGTCAGTGCTGTTGTTGTAACTGCATGCACTGACCACATGTGCCATTAACTGCTAAACCCACACAAGTTTTGTCTTCTAACATGTGTGCTCAGATTCTTTCTGTGGCATTTACAAGCAAGCTTACCTATTGAGCTGATGTGCCACTGATCTCTTGCATGATTTGGAGGAGCTGCTACATAACATGCTACGCTGATAAATAGAGCTAACACTGCATAGAGTAAGTGCACTAAACATGATATTGGTGTATTATTACAAAAACGCTCAAGGTTGACTTAAAATGatacttcaccccaaaattttaattctgccatcatgttgttccaaacccattttactttctttcatggaacacaaaaggagatgtttggcagaatgtaagcatcagtcaccattcatcttttttttatttcttttttcatacAGTGACACTTATGCTTTAACCATGGGTTTGGGATTTCTTTTAAGCTTTCATCCTTTGAAGCTTTTCTTTTATCCTCTCTCATCTCTCTGGTGCTGTGGTTCTTCAGATTGCCCGTGAAGCCGAGGCAGCTATGTTCCACAGGCAAATTTTCATGGAGCTTTGCCGTACCTCTCATCTGACCCGCGACCCCACTGAGTCTGTGGCTATCGGCACAGTGAAGGCCTCTTTCAAGTGTTGTGCCAGCGCCATCATTGTGCTCACCAAGACTGGCAGGTCAGAGACACACCCGTTCACACATTCACCAACAAAAAACCTCAAGGCTTTCTGGGCAGGAATATACCCCACACTTGGTTCTAATATTAGGTACAGTGACCCAAACTCAAACATGCCCACATGAACTAGAGATTGTAAATGTTATGAATGCATTGTAAGGCCCGTCACTTATTTAAAGGGGCATTCAATAGTTCTTTAGCTAGttttagcattgctcttcttcgtgtactttaagtaccgatacgacagtggtgttagacgcttTTCTGCCATCTATCGATGTGGATCATCATGATCGCCTCTGCTGCCTCCaccagctttggaatatcatttgcatctggaaaatgtcagagtttgaggtaattttaattgatttattactactataatataactgcatttcctaaaaacaaacgtcagatttcaagcgaacagacttctacagttaaggacagattattattgtccctcatatctataatctttggagactgtctacatttcacattatttctaaaaacagttattacctttattagagaactgcttagcgtgaAATAAACCTGAATTATCTGGCAATACAGAATGTCATTGTAAAGGAAAGATAAGAactgtttttgatgatcaaatttagcatgtccatgaatactgtatttgaagaacttgttttgtttcctaGCAAACcaaagtcatggtttacacaaaatccacaacatttGCTGTGTCAAGCTACTAAACAAATGAAGATATATGCCATTTGATAGAGGTGGAGGTAGGTTGTCCCCCCTTACTATAGCTGcaataacaaagaaaagaaaattacacgTTGGCTTCCGGTTGCGTTTGTAATCACTGCTGAAAACTCTACATTACTAACATACGTTGACTACAAACGTAATTAAAAAAGTTCAAGGGAATcttgtatgagttttctgtaaattccactgctactattttagagagtggtctaaacaattaataatatcttacctgtccaacaaaaaagcaacatcggcatcactactcatgtttttctccatcatcaaatctttccacggTGTGTATGCTGATGTTTATTCTAGTTTTTTGCTTTTGCTGGTCAATACAtctactgaatctcctgttgtctctgcttctaaagcacgataataagtatgttccattgtgttctttttgcTCTTCCtgtcaccaaacaacactgcgctaagaATAGACACATTCGTATCTACATAGGCGACAGCCAATGAGCGCAAGTATTTTCTTCTTCAACGTTTAGTGAAACATAGCggaccatgtcatttcaacatggcgaaataCACTGAAGGTGTGACCCGCACCatgataataaaaacactttttatagaaaactattatgagtacaatcttcagatcactcttcacaaaaacaattaatttgttaatgtgtaaaaaaaattaaattagccccaaattactgaatgcacctttaagcgaCATTTCTCCTCccctatacaaatacatttaaagtcagCAGTTATTTTTAGTTAGTTAGCTGAATTAGGCCTAACTGTCTCTGtgtctctatctctgtctctcttttacTCTCACATTATCCTTTTTGCCTTGTGGCTGATCGAAATGCATCTTGATGTGCTCAGGGAGACAGACTGACCTTTGCATGCCCGAACCTTGAAATTTTGTAGGCTAATTTAAACTCCTCATTCAGTTGTCCTAGAGTATGTTGCATGCATAAGTTCATGGTCATTGGAGCTCATATTTGGGAGTATGCATTTCAGGCTGACACCAACTAGAATAAATATGATTTCAAGCAAGCATATACATTATGTCTAATATACGTTTACAAATACCTAAAAGTTTCTGTCTCTCATACTTAAACTAAGACTAAAGTTTAAACACATGAACTTATTCTTAAtactattttcaaaatgttagaatAATATTAATGTCATCgaattattaaataacacaaatggacatatgggaaatatgtatatatacagtataacatataACACAATATATTGCCACAAAAaagtctacaaaactcatttcaatcaTTTAAGCAAAAACCTTTAGATTAAAAGGAGAAACATACATTTCATCCAGAATTGTgacaaaacttttgactggttccACACAATGATTGGCTAGATATGTGAACTCACattcatttataattttctttttagatGTTGTTCTATCAATTTTAAAAGCTCAGAcctttaaacaatattttaatgtatatatttaaaataatatattgtttaaattatTCATTATATTAAGAATTATTGTTACaaagtaattattataatgatacaataatataGTTACTTTgctataataatattaaaaaaatttattgttgttttaataatacttaaacacatattttaatgtgtataatttaaaataatatattgttaaaattatgcattatattatgaattattatgagaaattgtaattattataatgatacagtaatatagttttattattatcattattattattatttatttattttttttctccccaatttggcatgcccaaatcccactacttactaggtcttcctggtggcatggttactcacctcaatccgggtggtggaggacaagtctcagttgcctccacttctgagatagtcagtccatgcatcttatcttGTGGCTCGCTGTACATGACAATGTGGAGACTcacagtatgtggaggctcatgctattctctatgatccacgcacaacttaggggttaccccatgtgactctaccttccctagcaaccgggccaatttggttgcttaggagacctggctggagtcactcagcacaccctggattcaaactcgcaactccacgggtggtagtcagtgtcaatacacgctgagctacccaggcccctactttttattattttaatgattttaatttcaataataataaacccTCAcagtataattatattatattatattatctatGCTATAAAGCATATACtatagtata
This genomic window from Myxocyprinus asiaticus isolate MX2 ecotype Aquarium Trade chromosome 48, UBuf_Myxa_2, whole genome shotgun sequence contains:
- the LOC127437600 gene encoding pyruvate kinase PKM-like, which codes for MSQMKTKDMGSAFIQTQQMHAAMADTFLEHLCLLDIDSEPTVTRNTGIVCTIGPASRYVETLKEMIKSGMNVVCLNFSHGTHKYHADTIKNVREATESFGASSIEYRPVAIALDTKGPEIRTGLIKGCGTEEVKLVKGEMIKLTLDDKFKDNCDEKTLWLDYKNITKVVQQGSHIYIDNGLISLKIKEIGSDFLNCEIENGGMLGSKKGMNLPGANVDLPAVSEKDIQDLQFGVEQGVDMVFASFIRKAADVQAVRKVLGDKGKDIKIISKLENHEGVRKFDEILEASDGIMVARGDLGIEIPTEKVFLAQKMMIGRCNRIGKPIICATQMLESMVKKPRPTRAESSDVANAVLDGADCIMLSGETAKGDYPLESVCTQHQIAREAEAAMFHRQIFMELCRTSHLTRDPTESVAIGTVKASFKCCASAIIVLTKTGRSAELLSRYRPRAPIMAVTRNGQTAHQLHLYRGIIPVFYNKPANDVWAEDVDLRVSFALEMGKARKYFKSGDVLIVVTGWRPGSGYTNTMRIVVVP